GATTGTTTAATTCCTTAATCGTTGTAAGCATGCAAGGAGTCTGAAGCTTAATCATTTCATAACCATCTTCTAACTGTCTCTTAACAGTGATGTCCTTCATGTTCTTGTCCATTTTAAATTCTTCTACGTAAGTTACCTGAGGAATTCCCAGTTTTTCAGCAAGCTGAGGTCCAACCTGAGCAGTATCTCCGTCGATAGCCTGACGTCCTGCGAACATAAGGTCGAAAGGACCGACCTTTTTCACAGCAGCTTCAAGCGTATTGGAAGTTGCCCAAGTATCGGAACCGCCAACAGCTCTGTCGGAAACTAAAATACCTTCGTCAGCTCCTTTAGCTAAACATTCAAATAAAAGATCTTTAGCCTGCGGAGGTCCCATAGTGATAACTGTAATATGTGTGTCAGGATACTGATCCTTGATCTTTAAAGCCTCTTCTAAAGCGTTAGCATCGTCGTGATTCAAAATGCTAGGCACGCCGTCTCTGATAAGAGTTCCTGTCTTAGGGTTAATCTTAATAACGTTTGTATCAGGAACCTGTTTTGCGCATACGATAATCTTAAATGCCATTTCTATTTCCTCCCTCTTCCTTATTTACCAAATACTGATGCTGCGATTACGATCTTCTGAACTTCTGATGTTCCTTCGTAGATTTCAGTGATCTTAGCGTCTCTCATCATTCTTTCAACCGGGTAATCCTTCGTGTAACCATAACCGCCGTGTAACTGAACAGCCTTTGTTGTTACGTACATAGCCGTTTCCGCAGCAAATAATTTAGCCATAGCCGATTTAGGGCCATAAGCAAGATGTTTGTCCTTCATGTCTGCTGCCTGGTAAATCAGAAGTCTGGAAGCTTCAATACGAGTCTTCATGTCCGCAATTTCGAACTGAAGAGCTTCCATCTGAGATAATTTCTTACCGAACTGTTTTCTAGCTTTCATATATTCAACTGTTACATCGAATGCTCCCTGTGCAATACCTAAAGCCTGAGAAGCAATACCGATACGGCCTCCGTCCAGAGTAGACATGGCTACTTTAAAGCCTTCGCCAACATTGCCCAGCATTCTGTCAGCAGGGATTCTGCAATTCTGGAAGATAAGCTCTGTAGTGGAAGATGCACAGATACCCATCTTGTCTTCTGTCTTACCAATGGAGAAGCCTTCATCACTTTTCTCTACGATAAATGCAGAAATGCCTCTTGTTCCTTTTGATTTATCTGTCATAGCCATTATTACAAATGTTTCAGCATAACCGCCGTTTGTAATAAATACCTTAGCTCCATTCAAGATATAGTCGTCACCGTCTTTTACGGCTCTTGTCTGCTGACCGGCAGCATCTGTACCTGCATTTGGTTCAGTCAGACCGAATGCGCCTAATTTCTTTCCGGATAACAGGTCTGGTAAATACTTTTTCTTCTGCTCTTCTGTGCCCCATGCAAAGATAGGCCAGCAGCATAATGAAGTATGAGCAGAGCAGATAACGCCTGTTGATGCGCATACTCTTGATAATTCTTCTACTGTAATAGCGTATGAGATGTGATCTCCGCCAGCTCCGCCGTATTCAGTAGGGAACGGAATGCCAAGCAGACCGTAATTTGCCATTTTCTCAGCAGTTTCAACCGGGAATCTATGCTCCTGATCAATTTCAGCAGCTAACGGTTCAACTTCATTAACAGCAAACTCTCTTACCATTTTTCTTACAAATTCTTGTTCTTTCGTTAGTTGAAAGTTCATGTGTAAATGCCTCCTTAAATTATAATAATGGCGCACTTTAATATGAAAAAGTGACCTTTCTTTCGCTTATGTATTTGTGTTTCAACCTTTAATTTTCATAAGCTAATGTTAGTTAAATATATAACAGCATATACTATATATTTAACACCACTTCTTCTATATTTGCAAGCACTTTTTAGTACATTTCACGGCATTTATAGAAAATCATTTGTTTTCCGGTAATAATCGAAAAGTTCTGATAACTTAAAAGAAAAAACAGAGTAAAAAATCTTTACCCTGCCTTATATCCTTTACTTTTCACAAACCATCCGAATGTTTTCCAATACCCGCTTTTCTATGCGGGATACCTGCACTTGAGATATTCCCAATAAGTTGGCAATTTGCTGCTGCGTCATATCCCTGAAATATCGAAGTACAATGATTTTTCGTTCCTTGTCCTCCAGCTTTCCTATGATATTTTTTAAACAAATGACGTCTATCATCGTTTCCTCTGCGGACTCAAAAGGATTATTTCCTTCTGAACTATACTGTCTGGTACTTTCCGGGTCATCGATGCTTTGAAGATTGCACAGGGCGTCGTCCGCTTCCATGATCTCTAAGACCCGCTCCACGGGCAGATCCATTTCTGCCGCCAGCTCACTTAATTTGGGAGAGCTTCCGCTTCTGTAATAAAGCTCTTCTCTGGCCTGTTTCAGCCTTTTAATATCCATTTTCATCTGCCTGCTGATTTTGATTCTTCCATCATCTCTTATGTATCTTTTGATTTCGCCCAAAATCATCGGCACCGCATACGTAGAAAACATGACGCCATAGCTGGGATCAAAACGTTCAATGGATTTGAGCAATCCCATATATCCGATCTGAATCAGATCCTCCAGCTCATAGCCTGTACCGACATACTTTAAAGCCAGGCTTTTTACCAGGCCGGTATTTTGAGAGACCAGAAGTTCCCTCGCCTCTTCATCTCCCAATTTAGCCTTTTCTATCAAGGCATATGTATCTTCTTTTTTTATTGCAGTATAATTATAACTCATACCCTGCATCCAACCTCTTGATCATCAAGACCCTTGTTCCTTCTCCAAGCTTTGATGTCACTTCCACATGATCGGTAAAGCTTTCCATCACAGTGAACCCCATCCCCGCACGCTCCTCAGAGCTTCCGGTAGTAAACAGCGGTTCTCTGGCCTTTTCTATATTCTCAATTCCTACGCCGTTGTCTGCCACCGATATGACGAGTTTTCTGTTTTCATCGTAGCTGCATTCCACCGTAACGATTCCCGTGGGCTGGTTTTTATATCCGTGTATGATAGCATTGCTGACTGCCTCTGATACACTGGTCTTTATTTCTGCAATCTCCTCGATCGTGGGATCCAGCTCTGAGAAGAAGCCCGCTACCGCAGTCCTTGCAAAACTTTCATTTACAGACAGGCTCAAAAACTCTACTTTTATCTTATTTATCATTGCCTGACACCTCCCTCTGTTCTTCCATTGCTTGAAACTTTTCCAGCGCTTCATTTAAGCTTTCACAATATCTTATAATAGTAAAGATTCCTGCCATTTCTAATATTAATTTCACATATTTAGAGCATCCGATTATCAAGATTTCTCCGCCCTTTTCTTTTACCTTATTGTATCTTCCCATGACCACTCCTATACCGGAGCTGTCCATGAATTCCACCTTTGAAAAATCCAGAATAAGATTTTTACTTTTAAACGCCTCTATGGTTCTGTCTATTTCCTCTCTGGCCTGTGTTGCCTGGTGATGATCCAGATCGCCCACAATATTTACTATTAGAACATCATCTTTCATTTGAAAATCCAAATATGTCTGCATTACAAAACCCCCTCATACTCTTGCAAGCATTTCCAACAATTTCATTATAGTACTTGTGGAAGGGCTTGTCCTTAAGAGAATAAGGGGGTTTCATTCTATTTTTGTCGAAATCAATCCTGAGGAAAGATGCGGACAGTTTCTTTTGAGGCTATAGCTTTCTCAATCAGTGCTTCCGCATCCAGACGGCTCTCTGATTCCAATATCTTTTCAAGCTTAGGCTTTGTTGTGGGGTGCTTTGGCAGGAATACGGTGCAGCAATCCTCGTACGGCTGGATAGAGGTTTCAAAGGTGCCGATTTCCTGCGCCTTATCCATAATGTCTACTTTATCCATAGCAATCAGGGGTCTCATGACTGGCAGCTTCACAGAAGCGTCTGTCACGACCAGAGCTTCTGCGGTCTGGCTTGCCACCTGCCCTAAATTTTCACCGGTTATGAGCATCATGCAGCCGGTTTCCTCTGCCACGCGTTCCGCAATCCGCATCATAAAACGCCGTACTAAAATTGTGGTCTCTTCCTCCGGGCAATGCTGTACGATTTCCTCCTGAATCGGCAAGAGGTTGATCACATGCATTTTAAATCTTCCGCAGTAGGTCGCTACAATGCTTGCCAGCTGTTCTACCTTTTCCTGGGCTCTCTCACTGGTATACGGATAAGAGTGGAAATGAACCGCTTCGATCAGCATCCCCCTCTTGGCCATCATCCAGGCCGCTACCGGCGAATCGATTCCGCCCGACAGCAGAACCAAGCCTTTTCCGTTTGTCCCCAACGGCAGTCCGCCAAACCCGGATATCTTCTGTTCGTAGATATAAGACTTCTCTCTTCTGACATCTACAAATAATAAGCAATCCGGATGATGCACATCTACTTTCAGCACTTTACAGCCAATCAGGATTTTCGCGCCCACAATTCTTCCCACCTCTGGCGAGGTGATCGGAAAGGTCTTGTCTGCCCGCTTTGCCTCTACTTTAAACGTGTGGATTTCCTTTTCCTGCATCAGTTCGAGCATGACCTGCACGGCCGCTTCATTGATTTTATCCATGTCAGTTTCTACTTCCACGGCAGGGCTGATCGAAGCCACGCCAAAAACCTTGGAAATTTGCTTGATGATGTCTTCCTTTGGAATAAGCTTATCTGCTCTAACGAAGATTAGTCCTTCATGCCTCTTTACTTCCACCCCTTCGTACCGCTTTAGCATTTTCTTGATTCGTTCTACAAGCATTCTTTCAAAATAAGGCTTGTTCATTCCTTTCAGAGCTACTTCACCGCATCTTACAATAAATATATTTCTATCATCCGTCATATAATGATCCCTTTCTATGCAACTAATTTTTGCTTGAGCTATCTGAAACTGCCCAGCTTTCTGAATTTGGTAACGGCCTGTTTTAGATGCTCTAACACATAGTCCATTTCTTCGGTGGTATTAAATTCACTGAAGCTGAACCGAATGGCTCCTTCAATTTCTTTGTCTTTCAGACCCATGGCCTTTAGTACATGGCTCTGGCCCTTTTTATTGGAGGAGCATGCCGACCCGGTGGAAACATAAATATCCGCCTGTTCCAGCGTATGAAGCAGCACCTCTCCCCGAGTGCCTAAAAAGGATATGTTCAACACAGACGGGCAGCACAGTCCCTGCTCCCAGATCGGGCTGTCCTTTTCCGCACTGTTAATCTTGATATCCTTTATTTCTGTTTGGATGCCTTCCAGCAGATAGTCTCTTGCGGCAGACATCTTTCTTACCCGGTTTTCCAAATTTCTGCCGGCTGTCTGAGCTGCCTGACCAAACCCGGCTATAGCCGGTACATTTTCCGTTCCGGATCTCATATGCTTTTCCTGTCCCCCGCCGATTAAGTAAGGTTCTATGGTCAGTCCTTTCCGGATATATAATGCCCCGATTCCTTTCGGTCCGTGTATTTTATGCCCGCTGACGGAAATCATATCGATACCGCTTGATTGAACCGGCAATTTTCCGAATGCCTGCACGGCATCTGTGTGAAACAAGACCTCCGTACCATGCTTTTTATTATATTCGTTTTTAATCTGAACCATTTCATGAATCGGCTCCATGGTGCCGACTTCATTGTTAACCCCCATAGCCGAAATCAGAATTGTATCTTCTGTTATGGATTGTCGGAATGACTCCATATCTACAGTGCCCTTCTCATCAACCCCGATATATTCTATGGTAAAGCCTAAGTTCTCCAGCCTCCCGGCCGCTTCTAAAATGGCGGGATGTTCAATCGCCGTCGTGATGATCTTTTTTCCGCGTCTCTTCCTTGCAGATGCGGCTCCAAGCAGGGCGGTGTTATCCGATTCGGTCCCCCCCGACGTGAAGATAATCTCCTCCTCACGGGCATTTAGAGCCTCTGCCACATTTTTTCTTGCAGCCCTCACAGCCTTTTCGGCCGTTAAACCGAGTTTGTGCAGGGAAGAAGGATTTCCAAAATCCTCTCTCATATATTCTATCATTTTATCGGTTACAGCGTCGTACTGCTTGGTGGTTGCGCTGTTATCCAAATATACAAACATGTTCTATAATCCTCTCAAAAATCTAAAATTTTGCATTCGTATCAGTATATCACATCAGGTTACTATGTTCATCCACTTTTTACTGTAATATCTCTTATAACAAAGGATCGTTTTTGTTATATCGCTTATGGAAACCAAAACGACCACACAGTAAATCGGCAGGTGCAGAACCAGTACACTGAAAAATGCAATGGAAAGCTGGATTACCACATTACAGGATAAATCCACCGCCAAGCTGTAAAGTGTGTCGCCCCCGGCCCTTAAAATACCGCATATCAAAACATAAGCAAGCATTTTAGGCGTCGTAGTAAAGGCCCAGGCAATCAGAACCAATACGAGCATATGGGTGGTCTCGCCGTTAAATTGATACACGGCTGCTATCGGTCTGCTGATAAGAATCAACAGCACGGTTACAAAAAGGTTCATTCCCCAGGTTATTTTCATGGCCATACCGCCGTACTGAAAAGCGGCTTCCGTTTCTTTCCGTCCAAGGGACTCACCGATAATAACTGCGGTGGCATTGCCCAGTCCAAAATAAACGGCTTGAGATAAATCTGCCACCACTTCCGCTATCTGTATGACCGCCAAAGCCGAAGCCCCCAGCATACCATAGGCCACAAAGGTCAACGAGGTCACAGTTGCCCAGCCGCCCTCTGTAAAGACAACGGGTACTGCTGTTTTCATGACATTTTTAAACAGAACGCTGTCAAAGGAAAAGAACTCTTTAAAGGTTCCATGAAACGGATGCTGTTTATTAACAAAAATATAGATCACAAAACAGGTCAGTTCTATGGTCCTTGCTATGACCGTAGCTAAAGCGGAGCCTCTTACCCCCATAGCCGGCATTCCCCATTTCCCGTAAATCAGACAGTAATTTAGAACAGTATTTATGATAATCGCACTTCCGTTGATAATGGTCGCTGCTTTTAGCCGTTGAACCGCCCTGGAATTATACACGATTGCAAAGGTAATACTGGTCAAAATATAGGAGAAGCAAACGGTTCTGAGGAATTGCGCTCCCAGTGCTATGACTTCCTCATCTCTCGAGAAGATCCATATCAGCTTAGGTGCCATCAGCATGGCCAGAACAAAAGCAAGAGAAGACAGCGTAATGCCTGCCGCCAGATCTATTCCGATGATCTTTTTTATTCCAGCCTCATTTTTTGCTCCAAAATATTGTGCCACATACACTGCCGCACCACTGTATAACCCAAAGCAGACCATACTAAAAATAAAAAAGAGTTGGGTCGCAGAGCCCACCGCTGCCAACTCCTTTTCGCCCAGCCTGCCGATCATTAAAATATCCACTAAGTTCAATCCGATACTGATTACATTCTGAATGACAACGGGTACTGCAATCACCCACATTTTTTTATAAAAAAAGTTCTTATCCACTCCATCACCTTATCATTATCATTTTATTGATGTCAAAAGACCCCGCAGGAAATCTGCAGGGTCTTAAGTCGTAATCAATCATTATTTTGCGTAATCAATGGCTCTGGTCTCTCGGACAACATTGACTTTGATCTGTCCGGGATATTCCAGTTCACTTTCAATCTTCTTTGATATTTCTCGTGCTAAGAATACGATTTCTTCATCCTTAATCTCATCTGGTTTCGCTACAATTCTGATTTCACGTCCTGCCTGTATTGCATAAGCCTTATCCACTCCAGGAGTCGTTGTAGCAATTTCTTCAAGCTTCTGAAGTCTCTTGATATAAGATTCAAGAGTCTCTCTCCTTGCTCCGGGTCTCGCTGCTGAAAGGGCATCTGCCGCTGCAATCAGTACAGCTTCCAGACTTTTTGCTTCATAGTCTCCGTGGTGAGCTGCCATGCCGTTTACAACCGCTTCTGATTCCTTATACTTTCTCAAGACATCAATACCGATGTCAACGTGGGTGCCTTCCACTTCATGGTCGAGAGCTTTGCCGATATCGTGCAGCAAACCGGCTCTCTTTGCAAGCTTAGGATCCAGCCCCAGTTCACTTGCCATCAATCCGGCTAAATGCGCCACCTCAATGGAGTGATTTAAAACATTCTGACCGTAAGAGGTCCTATATTTTAATCTGCCCAACAGTTTGATAAGCTCCGGATGGAAATTGTGAATGCCGACTTCAAAGCATGCCTGTTCTCCCGCTTCCTTTATGGTCGCATTGACTTCTTTTTCAGCCTTCTCCACCATTTCTTCAATCCTTGCCGGATGTATTCTTCCATCTACAATTAATTTTTCTAATGCAATTCTTGCAATTTCTCGCTTAACCGGGTCAAAACCTGACAAAATAACTGCTTCTGGTGTATCATCAATAATTAGATCAATTCCGGTCAAGGTTTCAATAGCCCGGATATTTCTTCCCTCTCTGCCGATGATTCTTCCCTTCATTTCATCGTTTGGCAGAGCAACTACGGAAACCGTACTTTCGGCCACATGGTCGGCAGCACATCTTTGAATGGCTCCGGTAATGATTTCTTTTGCTTTCTTGTCCGCTTCTTCTTTGGCTTTTGACTCGATGTCCTTAATCATCACGGATGCTTCGACCCGAATGTCTTTTTCCACATTGGCAAGCAATATCTGCTTGGCATCATCTGCAGTATATCCGGAAATTCTTTCAAGCTCCTGCATCTGTTTTTCAATAAATCCATCCAGCTCTTGCTGTTTGTCTACTAAGGATTGTTCTTTTTTGGTAATACCTTCTTCTTTTCTCTCCAGATTATCAATCTTCTTATCCAGAGTTTCTTCCTTTTGGATCAGTCTTTTTTCTGATCTCTGGATTTCTGCTCTTCGTTCCCGAACCTCACGTTCGATCTCATTTCTCATTTTGTGAGCTTCTTCTTTGGCTTCTATAGTGATTTCCTTCTTAATGGTCTCCGATTTGTTCTCGGCATCAAGAATCAGATTTCTTGCTTTCTGTTCAGCACTTCCTATGGCTTTCTCTCCAACAGTTTTTCTGACTATATATCCAACCAATAACCCAAGGGCTAAGGCAATAAACCCAACTAATACATAAATCAGTATGTCTGTAATATAAAACACCTCCTTTTATCCTATGTCTTTTCATACACAACTTCAACTTGTCCCCATTTTTGTAAATTTACACAATATTAGGGTAAAAACACAATCCGAATAAATAACTCGGATTTTACAAAAAATTATGCTGCGGCAATGCCAACAGCGAAATAAATCTTTGCATTACTATTAATTAATTATTGATATAATTACACAATACTATTATAATGTTTAAAGTGGCTCAATGTCAAGATTAATGAAAGGCAAACTATGAAGTATTTTTGGAATTTATTTAAGAATATAGATAAAATTTTAGTGTTTTTACCCTTGTGTTTTGCGGCGATCAGCATCATGAT
This region of Aminipila luticellarii genomic DNA includes:
- a CDS encoding cysteine desulfurase family protein, whose amino-acid sequence is MFVYLDNSATTKQYDAVTDKMIEYMREDFGNPSSLHKLGLTAEKAVRAARKNVAEALNAREEEIIFTSGGTESDNTALLGAASARKRRGKKIITTAIEHPAILEAAGRLENLGFTIEYIGVDEKGTVDMESFRQSITEDTILISAMGVNNEVGTMEPIHEMVQIKNEYNKKHGTEVLFHTDAVQAFGKLPVQSSGIDMISVSGHKIHGPKGIGALYIRKGLTIEPYLIGGGQEKHMRSGTENVPAIAGFGQAAQTAGRNLENRVRKMSAARDYLLEGIQTEIKDIKINSAEKDSPIWEQGLCCPSVLNISFLGTRGEVLLHTLEQADIYVSTGSACSSNKKGQSHVLKAMGLKDKEIEGAIRFSFSEFNTTEEMDYVLEHLKQAVTKFRKLGSFR
- a CDS encoding MATE family efflux transporter, whose translation is MDKNFFYKKMWVIAVPVVIQNVISIGLNLVDILMIGRLGEKELAAVGSATQLFFIFSMVCFGLYSGAAVYVAQYFGAKNEAGIKKIIGIDLAAGITLSSLAFVLAMLMAPKLIWIFSRDEEVIALGAQFLRTVCFSYILTSITFAIVYNSRAVQRLKAATIINGSAIIINTVLNYCLIYGKWGMPAMGVRGSALATVIARTIELTCFVIYIFVNKQHPFHGTFKEFFSFDSVLFKNVMKTAVPVVFTEGGWATVTSLTFVAYGMLGASALAVIQIAEVVADLSQAVYFGLGNATAVIIGESLGRKETEAAFQYGGMAMKITWGMNLFVTVLLILISRPIAAVYQFNGETTHMLVLVLIAWAFTTTPKMLAYVLICGILRAGGDTLYSLAVDLSCNVVIQLSIAFFSVLVLHLPIYCVVVLVSISDITKTILCYKRYYSKKWMNIVT
- the rny gene encoding ribonuclease Y, giving the protein MTDILIYVLVGFIALALGLLVGYIVRKTVGEKAIGSAEQKARNLILDAENKSETIKKEITIEAKEEAHKMRNEIEREVRERRAEIQRSEKRLIQKEETLDKKIDNLERKEEGITKKEQSLVDKQQELDGFIEKQMQELERISGYTADDAKQILLANVEKDIRVEASVMIKDIESKAKEEADKKAKEIITGAIQRCAADHVAESTVSVVALPNDEMKGRIIGREGRNIRAIETLTGIDLIIDDTPEAVILSGFDPVKREIARIALEKLIVDGRIHPARIEEMVEKAEKEVNATIKEAGEQACFEVGIHNFHPELIKLLGRLKYRTSYGQNVLNHSIEVAHLAGLMASELGLDPKLAKRAGLLHDIGKALDHEVEGTHVDIGIDVLRKYKESEAVVNGMAAHHGDYEAKSLEAVLIAAADALSAARPGARRETLESYIKRLQKLEEIATTTPGVDKAYAIQAGREIRIVAKPDEIKDEEIVFLAREISKKIESELEYPGQIKVNVVRETRAIDYAK
- a CDS encoding acyl-CoA dehydrogenase — encoded protein: MNFQLTKEQEFVRKMVREFAVNEVEPLAAEIDQEHRFPVETAEKMANYGLLGIPFPTEYGGAGGDHISYAITVEELSRVCASTGVICSAHTSLCCWPIFAWGTEEQKKKYLPDLLSGKKLGAFGLTEPNAGTDAAGQQTRAVKDGDDYILNGAKVFITNGGYAETFVIMAMTDKSKGTRGISAFIVEKSDEGFSIGKTEDKMGICASSTTELIFQNCRIPADRMLGNVGEGFKVAMSTLDGGRIGIASQALGIAQGAFDVTVEYMKARKQFGKKLSQMEALQFEIADMKTRIEASRLLIYQAADMKDKHLAYGPKSAMAKLFAAETAMYVTTKAVQLHGGYGYTKDYPVERMMRDAKITEIYEGTSEVQKIVIAASVFGK
- a CDS encoding electron transfer flavoprotein subunit beta/FixA family protein, producing MAFKIIVCAKQVPDTNVIKINPKTGTLIRDGVPSILNHDDANALEEALKIKDQYPDTHITVITMGPPQAKDLLFECLAKGADEGILVSDRAVGGSDTWATSNTLEAAVKKVGPFDLMFAGRQAIDGDTAQVGPQLAEKLGIPQVTYVEEFKMDKNMKDITVKRQLEDGYEMIKLQTPCMLTTIKELNNPRYMSMKGIFGEKEIKVWNARDIEVDLTTVGLEASPTNVFRSFTPAPKGKGITIEGDTVNDVAKKLLVNLKGKHVI
- the thiI gene encoding tRNA uracil 4-sulfurtransferase ThiI — its product is MTDDRNIFIVRCGEVALKGMNKPYFERMLVERIKKMLKRYEGVEVKRHEGLIFVRADKLIPKEDIIKQISKVFGVASISPAVEVETDMDKINEAAVQVMLELMQEKEIHTFKVEAKRADKTFPITSPEVGRIVGAKILIGCKVLKVDVHHPDCLLFVDVRREKSYIYEQKISGFGGLPLGTNGKGLVLLSGGIDSPVAAWMMAKRGMLIEAVHFHSYPYTSERAQEKVEQLASIVATYCGRFKMHVINLLPIQEEIVQHCPEEETTILVRRFMMRIAERVAEETGCMMLITGENLGQVASQTAEALVVTDASVKLPVMRPLIAMDKVDIMDKAQEIGTFETSIQPYEDCCTVFLPKHPTTKPKLEKILESESRLDAEALIEKAIASKETVRIFPQD
- a CDS encoding sigma-70 family RNA polymerase sigma factor, translated to MSYNYTAIKKEDTYALIEKAKLGDEEARELLVSQNTGLVKSLALKYVGTGYELEDLIQIGYMGLLKSIERFDPSYGVMFSTYAVPMILGEIKRYIRDDGRIKISRQMKMDIKRLKQAREELYYRSGSSPKLSELAAEMDLPVERVLEIMEADDALCNLQSIDDPESTRQYSSEGNNPFESAEETMIDVICLKNIIGKLEDKERKIIVLRYFRDMTQQQIANLLGISQVQVSRIEKRVLENIRMVCEK
- the spoIIAA gene encoding anti-sigma F factor antagonist, whose product is MQTYLDFQMKDDVLIVNIVGDLDHHQATQAREEIDRTIEAFKSKNLILDFSKVEFMDSSGIGVVMGRYNKVKEKGGEILIIGCSKYVKLILEMAGIFTIIRYCESLNEALEKFQAMEEQREVSGNDK
- the spoIIAB gene encoding anti-sigma F factor; its protein translation is MINKIKVEFLSLSVNESFARTAVAGFFSELDPTIEEIAEIKTSVSEAVSNAIIHGYKNQPTGIVTVECSYDENRKLVISVADNGVGIENIEKAREPLFTTGSSEERAGMGFTVMESFTDHVEVTSKLGEGTRVLMIKRLDAGYEL